From a region of the Candidatus Woesearchaeota archaeon genome:
- a CDS encoding S1 RNA-binding domain-containing protein, producing MFYRRTGYPEEGELVLCTVTKVQSHSVFARLDEYDKSGMIHISEVSPGRIRNIRDFVKEDKVVVCVILRVNRERGFIDLSLRRVNDNQKRKKIEEVKQEQKAEKVIETIAEQLKKKPEQLYFEIYTPLSKQYTYLHQCFQDVATGQITLEDVGVPSQYIKTLHEFIEQRFKPKEVYVGGKLFLQSYASGGVEIVKTALLAGLATDKEHVTLSYLGAGNFNILVRSEEYKSAEQILTKLITTVEASVPKGKGIVTFTREEKKAAAAV from the coding sequence ATGTTTTATCGACGCACTGGATATCCTGAAGAAGGAGAACTTGTTCTTTGTACTGTCACAAAAGTACAGTCCCACTCTGTCTTCGCGCGATTAGACGAATACGATAAATCCGGCATGATTCACATCAGTGAAGTTTCTCCTGGTCGTATTCGAAACATTCGTGATTTTGTCAAAGAAGATAAAGTTGTCGTGTGCGTTATTCTTCGCGTGAATCGTGAACGCGGCTTTATTGATCTTTCTCTCCGTCGAGTCAACGACAACCAAAAGCGAAAGAAAATTGAAGAAGTAAAACAGGAGCAGAAAGCAGAAAAAGTTATCGAAACTATCGCTGAACAGCTTAAGAAAAAACCAGAACAGCTCTATTTTGAAATATACACTCCTCTTTCTAAACAATATACCTATCTTCATCAGTGCTTTCAGGACGTCGCGACAGGTCAAATTACTCTTGAAGATGTTGGTGTTCCTAGCCAGTACATCAAAACACTTCATGAATTTATCGAACAGCGCTTTAAGCCTAAAGAAGTGTATGTTGGCGGAAAATTATTCTTACAGAGTTACGCTTCTGGTGGCGTGGAGATTGTGAAAACAGCGCTTCTCGCGGGTCTTGCGACAGACAAAGAACACGTGACGCTTTCTTATCTTGGCGCTGGAAACTTTAACATTCTTGTGCGCAGTGAAGAATACAAAAGCGCGGAACAAATTCTCACAAAACTTATCACTACAGTTGAAGCTTCTGTTCCAAAAGGAAAAGGAATTGTGACTTTTACTCGTGAAGAGAAAAAAGCAGCCGCTGCTGTTTAA
- a CDS encoding rhodanese-related sulfurtransferase, with protein sequence MEIKQPFKVLLFYKYVKLADPTVVVAEMKAFCEEQKLLGRILIAEEGINGTCAGTPEATEAYKKYMQQKQEFSNLWFKEQPVSCIPFKKLQIRSRKEIVALGVEGLDPEKGGIHLKPADVNKLVEQGKKDNSVVFFDVRNEVEAKVGRFENAVTPKIEFFRELPSIVDQYEELKDKKVILYCTGGIRCEKASALFKKKGFKKVYQIEGGIYNYCNQYPDGHFKGTCFVFDDRMQIGFEEGLQVKEEQEVPDEKIISHCDFCNVKTKRVVNDERNNGHHLVICCEDCDKALDISRIRFKKKKMDEDLG encoded by the coding sequence ATGGAGATAAAACAACCATTCAAAGTCCTGCTCTTTTACAAGTACGTCAAGCTTGCAGATCCTACTGTGGTTGTCGCAGAAATGAAAGCGTTTTGCGAAGAACAGAAACTTTTGGGAAGAATTCTTATCGCAGAAGAAGGAATCAACGGCACTTGCGCAGGAACTCCAGAAGCAACAGAAGCGTACAAGAAATATATGCAACAAAAGCAAGAGTTCAGCAATCTTTGGTTTAAAGAACAGCCCGTCAGCTGCATTCCATTCAAGAAACTCCAAATTCGCAGCCGAAAAGAAATTGTTGCGTTAGGAGTGGAAGGACTTGATCCAGAAAAAGGAGGAATCCATCTCAAACCGGCTGATGTCAACAAACTTGTCGAACAAGGAAAGAAGGATAATTCTGTCGTTTTCTTTGATGTGCGAAATGAAGTAGAAGCAAAAGTAGGAAGATTTGAAAACGCAGTAACGCCGAAGATTGAGTTTTTCAGAGAACTCCCGTCAATCGTCGATCAGTATGAAGAATTGAAAGACAAGAAAGTAATTTTGTATTGTACTGGCGGCATCCGTTGTGAAAAAGCGTCTGCGTTGTTCAAAAAAAAAGGATTCAAAAAGGTCTATCAAATTGAAGGGGGCATTTACAACTACTGCAATCAATATCCCGACGGACATTTCAAAGGAACCTGCTTTGTGTTTGACGACAGAATGCAGATAGGGTTTGAAGAAGGATTACAAGTAAAAGAAGAGCAGGAAGTTCCTGATGAAAAAATAATTTCGCATTGTGATTTCTGCAATGTCAAGACAAAACGAGTGGTCAATGACGAGCGAAATAATGGCCATCATTTAGTGATTTGTTGTGAAGATTGTGATAAAGCGTTGGATATTTCTCGAATACGATTTAAGAAGAAAAAAATGGATGAGGATTTGGGGTAG
- a CDS encoding AMP-binding protein, which translates to MPKSLFSIPWEKMISFSLRKQTALQNKKLQHMMRLFPHAPYYAAFFQAHTINSRAITSTNDLLKVPFTTKEDLVATVERPEKASAFVLNPAQKLHTLPHVNGFRLFFSSILKQELMKEFKPIHVHFTSGRSAMSVPVLYTQHDLLYLQEASRRMLLHLKIPRTVRVLNVFPYAPHLAFWQAVYATNYLGVFGIHTGGGKGMGTKKILDVLEHMRAEVIIGMPSYVYHLLSIAAEEKRDLAFLRYVILGGEAVTLAYKEKLKKLLDRCGSRLPLVYSTYAFTEGKVSWTQCHEESGYHLYPDMEFIEIVDPQGNRVPDGQTGEIVYTGLDFRGTVFLRYKTGDIGRLQVGSCPYCGAKTPRLDPAITRSSEITSLQLTKIKGSLVDLNAVHALLSSLSFVDEWQAVLQKKKQFDLDELVVHVAPHARENHTFVKNELIRQMQAHFHITPSVVFTTKQKLVESLGLETHLKEKRILDKRKE; encoded by the coding sequence ATGCCTAAATCGTTATTTTCAATTCCGTGGGAAAAAATGATTTCTTTTTCTTTGCGTAAACAAACCGCTCTTCAGAATAAAAAATTGCAACACATGATGCGCTTATTTCCTCACGCGCCATATTATGCCGCGTTTTTTCAGGCGCATACTATTAACTCGCGAGCTATTACTTCCACAAATGATCTTCTTAAAGTTCCTTTCACAACCAAAGAAGATCTTGTCGCGACTGTGGAACGCCCTGAAAAAGCAAGCGCGTTTGTGCTTAATCCCGCACAAAAATTACATACGCTTCCTCATGTGAATGGATTTCGTTTGTTCTTCTCCTCTATACTGAAACAAGAACTTATGAAAGAGTTTAAACCTATTCATGTTCATTTCACGTCAGGCAGAAGCGCGATGAGTGTTCCTGTCCTCTACACACAGCATGATCTTTTATATCTTCAGGAAGCAAGCAGAAGAATGCTTCTTCATCTCAAGATTCCTCGCACTGTTCGTGTTCTCAATGTCTTCCCGTATGCACCGCATCTTGCGTTTTGGCAGGCAGTGTACGCGACAAATTATCTCGGAGTTTTTGGCATTCATACAGGTGGTGGCAAAGGTATGGGAACTAAAAAAATTCTAGATGTTCTCGAACATATGCGTGCTGAAGTGATCATAGGAATGCCTTCTTATGTTTATCATCTTCTTTCGATTGCTGCGGAAGAAAAGCGTGATCTTGCATTTCTACGTTATGTTATTTTAGGTGGAGAAGCGGTGACACTTGCGTATAAAGAAAAACTAAAAAAACTTCTTGATCGCTGTGGTTCTCGCCTTCCTCTTGTTTATTCAACATACGCGTTCACAGAAGGAAAAGTCAGTTGGACGCAATGCCATGAAGAAAGTGGGTATCATCTCTATCCTGACATGGAGTTTATTGAAATTGTTGATCCCCAAGGAAATCGTGTGCCAGATGGGCAGACTGGGGAGATTGTTTATACGGGGCTTGACTTTCGCGGCACTGTTTTCCTGCGCTATAAAACAGGAGACATAGGACGATTGCAAGTTGGTTCATGTCCTTATTGCGGCGCAAAGACTCCTCGCTTAGATCCCGCGATTACAAGAAGCAGTGAAATTACTTCGCTTCAACTGACGAAAATAAAAGGGTCTCTTGTGGATCTCAACGCGGTGCACGCGCTGCTTTCTTCGCTCTCTTTTGTTGATGAATGGCAGGCGGTGCTTCAGAAAAAGAAGCAGTTTGATCTTGACGAACTTGTTGTTCATGTCGCTCCTCACGCTCGAGAAAATCATACTTTTGTCAAGAACGAGCTTATCCGGCAAATGCAGGCGCACTTTCACATCACTCCTTCTGTTGTTTTCACGACAAAGCAAAAACTCGTCGAAAGTCTTGGTTTGGAGACTCATTTGAAAGAAAAAAGGATTCTGGACAAAAGAAAAGAATAA
- a CDS encoding RsmD family RNA methyltransferase, with the protein MLTKKQLAIQLSKLAVFEKPKLKLEQYPTDSEVASIILWDALMKGDIVGKKVADLGAGTGILGIGALLLGAEQVYFIEKDSDAVAILRQNLLPLRLENYTLLQMDVSEFQDHVDTVFQNPPFGTKQAHADKPFMEKAFSLAKIVYSFHKTTTDAFVRAIAGDYFFSIAEVYHFAFPLRQTQSYHRKKLERIEVTCYRLVKR; encoded by the coding sequence ATGCTCACGAAAAAACAGCTTGCAATACAGCTTTCCAAACTCGCTGTGTTTGAAAAACCAAAACTGAAACTGGAACAATACCCTACTGATTCTGAAGTCGCTTCCATCATATTGTGGGACGCACTCATGAAAGGCGACATTGTCGGCAAAAAAGTCGCGGATCTCGGCGCGGGAACAGGAATTTTAGGAATTGGCGCGTTATTGCTTGGCGCAGAACAGGTGTATTTTATCGAGAAAGATTCAGATGCTGTTGCGATTCTTCGTCAGAATCTTCTTCCACTTCGTCTTGAGAATTATACGCTTCTTCAGATGGATGTTTCTGAATTTCAAGATCATGTTGACACTGTATTTCAAAATCCGCCGTTTGGGACAAAGCAAGCGCACGCGGACAAACCATTTATGGAAAAAGCGTTTTCTCTTGCAAAGATTGTGTATAGTTTTCATAAAACAACGACTGACGCGTTTGTTCGCGCGATCGCAGGGGATTATTTTTTTTCTATTGCTGAAGTGTATCATTTCGCGTTTCCTTTACGACAAACGCAATCGTATCATCGAAAGAAATTAGAAAGAATTGAAGTGACGTGTTATCGGTTGGTGAAAAGGTAG
- a CDS encoding antitoxin VapB family protein, giving the protein MATKELTITEKAYNVLCEAKYEDESFSEEIIRVCHQKHRRPLSDFFGIISEEEGQAMLDDLKKIKEEQKKLHTERIKRLYN; this is encoded by the coding sequence ATGGCAACAAAAGAATTGACAATTACAGAAAAAGCATACAACGTCCTGTGTGAAGCAAAATACGAAGATGAAAGTTTTTCAGAGGAAATAATAAGAGTATGCCATCAAAAACATAGACGTCCTCTCTCAGATTTTTTTGGAATCATTTCAGAAGAAGAAGGGCAGGCGATGTTAGATGATCTAAAAAAGATAAAAGAAGAACAAAAGAAGCTTCACACAGAACGAATAAAGAGATTATATAACTGA
- a CDS encoding NAD(P)/FAD-dependent oxidoreductase — translation MKHVIIVGGGFAGVYTAKLLLRQSRGKPIHVTLISEHNYFLFTPMLHEIATGSISRDNAVTAINQILSNPRFTFIKAQATTVDTKKKLVHTDTCSRSYDILVLATGSSANYFGTPGALEHTIALRDLSSAYKIRNKIIAQIERADVEENPKKRSQLLTFMIVGAGATGVEVAGELAQFIRTILSSDHRRIDPKDVTILLVHRNKEILNMLPSYYSQKCAAELQKLGVTLVLEREIKKVGEGYVVDQHHKKIEAGTIFWAVGFTPNTLPLDGKKLPVYPVSSSLQVVESGNVHKNIFALGDCAFIDKGDGQRVPMLAQVAVQQAVVVSRNVLAILGFGSLKEYRFGLQGFLLSVGDYFAVAGINILGRTIYFSGFFAWMFWRTMYLSKLIGFGNKVRVAVDWTLNFFYPRDTSEIE, via the coding sequence ATGAAACACGTTATTATTGTGGGAGGAGGGTTTGCTGGCGTTTACACCGCGAAATTACTTCTTCGTCAATCTCGTGGAAAGCCTATTCATGTGACACTTATCAGCGAACACAATTATTTTCTCTTTACACCGATGCTTCATGAAATCGCGACAGGAAGTATTTCTCGCGATAACGCAGTGACTGCGATTAATCAAATCTTATCGAATCCTCGTTTTACTTTTATCAAAGCGCAAGCAACTACTGTTGATACAAAGAAAAAACTCGTGCATACAGATACCTGTTCTCGCTCGTATGATATACTTGTTCTCGCGACTGGTTCTTCTGCAAACTATTTTGGAACTCCTGGCGCTTTAGAGCATACTATCGCACTTCGCGATCTTTCCAGCGCGTATAAAATAAGGAATAAAATTATTGCGCAAATTGAACGTGCTGATGTTGAGGAAAATCCAAAAAAAAGATCGCAGTTATTGACCTTTATGATTGTTGGCGCTGGAGCGACAGGCGTTGAAGTCGCCGGAGAGCTTGCGCAGTTTATTCGAACCATTCTTTCTTCAGATCATCGCCGCATTGATCCAAAAGATGTTACGATTCTTCTTGTGCATCGAAACAAAGAAATTCTCAACATGCTCCCTTCTTATTACTCTCAAAAATGCGCTGCGGAACTGCAGAAACTCGGGGTGACACTTGTTTTGGAACGCGAGATTAAAAAAGTTGGAGAAGGATATGTTGTTGATCAGCATCACAAAAAAATTGAAGCGGGAACTATTTTTTGGGCAGTTGGCTTTACGCCAAACACGCTTCCTCTTGACGGTAAAAAACTTCCTGTTTATCCTGTGAGCTCTTCTTTACAAGTTGTGGAAAGTGGCAATGTGCATAAGAACATTTTTGCACTTGGTGATTGCGCTTTCATTGATAAAGGAGATGGACAGCGTGTTCCGATGCTTGCGCAGGTTGCTGTGCAGCAGGCAGTTGTTGTTTCCAGAAATGTTCTTGCTATCTTAGGTTTTGGTTCTTTGAAGGAATATCGTTTTGGACTTCAGGGTTTTCTTCTCAGCGTTGGTGATTATTTCGCAGTTGCTGGGATCAATATTCTTGGGAGGACGATTTATTTCTCAGGATTTTTCGCGTGGATGTTTTGGAGAACAATGTATTTATCAAAGTTGATTGGGTTTGGCAACAAAGTTCGTGTCGCGGTGGATTGGACATTGAATTTCTTTTATCCACGAGATACAAGTGAGATTGAATAA
- a CDS encoding DNRLRE domain-containing protein, which translates to MKKQLSLAAIVLLGCREGQVKIGNEDTGFDTGDSVPRLESYICTSTDGTLDAVRTREASPDENYYGQEVHIGSSADGVEAALVQCNTDAISGYQITQATLSFDAAITRRSSYDGAEADIALNAYQILVPWQPKTVTYNVLDAYEEPFGERLADINVFVEEGTERFSMDITNAFTAETYGVSLMPLIKESYDPTSYENQADSIASNFTIEFVVE; encoded by the coding sequence ATGAAGAAACAATTATCTCTTGCAGCAATAGTGCTTCTGGGATGCCGGGAAGGGCAGGTAAAAATAGGGAATGAAGATACTGGTTTTGATACAGGAGATTCTGTACCACGCTTAGAATCCTACATATGTACTAGTACAGATGGAACACTCGATGCTGTTCGAACACGAGAAGCTTCTCCAGATGAAAATTATTATGGCCAAGAGGTGCATATTGGATCATCTGCAGACGGTGTTGAAGCAGCATTAGTTCAATGTAATACAGACGCAATAAGTGGGTATCAAATAACACAAGCAACATTGTCATTTGATGCTGCAATCACAAGACGATCATCCTATGATGGTGCAGAAGCAGATATTGCATTGAATGCGTATCAAATTCTTGTTCCATGGCAACCGAAAACAGTCACATACAATGTTTTGGATGCGTATGAAGAACCATTTGGCGAGCGATTAGCTGACATCAATGTCTTTGTCGAAGAAGGAACTGAACGATTTAGTATGGATATTACAAATGCGTTCACCGCAGAAACGTATGGTGTTTCATTGATGCCATTAATCAAAGAGAGTTATGATCCAACATCGTATGAAAATCAAGCTGATTCTATCGCGAGCAATTTTACGATTGAATTTGTTGTTGAATAA
- a CDS encoding PAC2 family protein: MSTPSIKKASTKEIKAENAPEIVFYPKEPWQFQSFESKAPVLNKPYLIVGLPGIGNVGKIVVDFLIDELKAKKLYEINSYHFPNTVFVTEENLVELPSIELYYKKGSGKMPDLLLLSGDVQPTEQEACYQFCDIVLDLFTTMNGKQIITLGGIGLQEAPENPKVFCTGATKETTASFVKGTSLNPNIFGVVGAFVGVAGVLVGLAGKRKIDAVSLLAETLAHPYYIGMKGSKEILTVLNKKFALQVNADKLDKEIKEFERELMQTAEQMEESSKQTPSRQSYIG, translated from the coding sequence ATGAGTACACCTTCAATCAAAAAAGCAAGCACAAAAGAGATAAAAGCAGAGAACGCTCCAGAGATAGTTTTTTATCCAAAAGAGCCGTGGCAGTTTCAATCCTTTGAAAGCAAAGCTCCTGTTCTTAACAAGCCGTATCTTATTGTTGGTCTTCCCGGCATTGGGAATGTAGGAAAGATTGTTGTTGATTTTCTTATTGACGAATTAAAAGCAAAAAAATTGTACGAAATTAATTCGTACCATTTTCCAAACACCGTCTTTGTGACAGAAGAAAATCTTGTTGAACTTCCTTCCATTGAATTGTATTACAAAAAAGGCTCTGGAAAAATGCCAGATCTTCTTTTGCTGTCTGGTGATGTCCAGCCAACAGAACAAGAAGCATGCTATCAATTCTGCGACATTGTTCTTGATTTGTTTACCACAATGAACGGAAAACAAATCATCACTCTTGGAGGTATTGGTTTGCAGGAAGCGCCAGAAAATCCTAAAGTATTTTGCACAGGAGCAACAAAAGAAACAACCGCTTCTTTTGTGAAAGGAACTTCCTTGAATCCAAATATTTTTGGTGTTGTTGGCGCGTTTGTCGGTGTCGCTGGTGTTCTTGTTGGCCTCGCAGGCAAAAGAAAAATAGACGCAGTTTCTCTTCTCGCGGAAACGCTCGCGCATCCGTATTACATTGGCATGAAAGGCAGCAAGGAGATTCTCACTGTTCTAAACAAAAAGTTTGCGCTTCAGGTGAACGCGGACAAACTGGACAAAGAAATCAAAGAGTTTGAACGAGAACTGATGCAAACAGCAGAGCAGATGGAAGAATCTTCGAAGCAGACTCCTTCACGGCAGTCTTATATTGGTTAA
- a CDS encoding ferredoxin has protein sequence MVKYTIDHDRPTCIGCAACEAISPEFWVMSEDGKSDVKGAKIIKEGDEIKQELLDIEEKDFQTNKDAADACPVNCIHILDENKKRII, from the coding sequence ATGGTAAAATATACTATTGATCATGATCGTCCCACTTGTATTGGCTGCGCAGCCTGCGAAGCAATTTCCCCAGAATTCTGGGTGATGAGCGAAGATGGCAAATCTGATGTCAAAGGCGCAAAAATTATTAAAGAAGGCGATGAAATTAAGCAAGAACTTCTTGATATTGAAGAAAAAGATTTCCAGACAAATAAAGACGCCGCTGACGCGTGTCCAGTGAATTGCATTCATATTTTAGATGAAAATAAGAAAAGAATTATTTGA
- a CDS encoding 30S ribosomal protein S27e yields the protein MKAPRVTSSKFVKIRCPKCKNEQITFGKSATSVKCLVCAKPLVEPSGGKSHIKARILEVLE from the coding sequence ATGAAAGCACCACGAGTAACATCCAGCAAATTCGTTAAGATTCGCTGTCCTAAATGCAAGAATGAGCAAATTACCTTTGGCAAAAGCGCGACCAGCGTGAAATGCCTTGTTTGCGCAAAACCACTTGTTGAACCATCCGGCGGTAAATCGCACATTAAAGCACGGATTCTCGAAGTTCTCGAGTAA
- a CDS encoding TrmJ/YjtD family RNA methyltransferase, with product MLTIILIGTEHGHNLGAVCRVMANFGFKDLLLINPKCSKDDIDALIRAKHEAEPILKNAKIETEKALETFDYLIATTARTGTDYNIPRSPITPEELSQHLEENKLIKDPKVKVGLVFGREGHGLFNEEIEKCDFVATIPAHHSYFTLNLSHAVSIFLYEITKKLGTQKMSEKFKKATAEDKVIIMRVLDQVLEKKDFRSESKRETQRKVWRRMIGKSTLTKREAFALIGFLKKML from the coding sequence ATGCTCACGATCATCCTCATCGGAACAGAACATGGCCATAATCTCGGCGCAGTGTGCAGAGTCATGGCGAATTTTGGGTTCAAAGACCTCCTTCTCATCAATCCAAAATGCAGCAAAGATGATATTGACGCGCTCATAAGAGCAAAACATGAAGCAGAACCAATCTTAAAAAACGCGAAAATAGAAACAGAAAAAGCGTTGGAAACATTCGACTATCTCATCGCGACAACAGCGCGGACAGGAACAGACTACAATATTCCCCGTTCACCAATCACTCCAGAAGAGCTTAGCCAGCATCTTGAAGAAAACAAGCTCATAAAAGATCCAAAAGTGAAAGTTGGGCTTGTGTTCGGCAGAGAAGGACACGGCTTGTTCAACGAAGAAATCGAGAAATGCGATTTTGTCGCGACAATCCCCGCGCACCACAGCTACTTCACCCTCAACCTCAGCCACGCAGTCTCTATCTTCTTGTATGAAATCACCAAGAAGTTAGGCACTCAAAAAATGAGTGAAAAGTTCAAGAAAGCGACTGCGGAAGATAAAGTCATCATTATGCGTGTTCTTGATCAGGTTCTTGAAAAGAAAGACTTCAGAAGTGAGAGTAAACGTGAAACGCAGCGAAAAGTCTGGAGAAGAATGATCGGCAAAAGCACATTAACAAAACGAGAAGCGTTTGCGCTCATTGGATTTCTGAAGAAGATGCTCTAA
- a CDS encoding 1-acyl-sn-glycerol-3-phosphate acyltransferase yields the protein MVYPLAKLFFPLLRSLFVRNCTGLEHIPKKGPFIIASNHQSHIDGLLIGSSVVEKTNKKIHFLAKKEFTSYFGSAVERIIYEKWASVLFVEEEGTKKRGQHALQQASALLDAGELVGIFPEGKRTYDGSLLEGRTGIVRIVLGAKKAKTIPIIPVGIQNADLMLPRNMMIPRIWKARAVLSFGKPFYLTAYQKKFMTKKTATKKMLRAATTLVMKKIAQLARRSYSYA from the coding sequence ATGGTTTACCCTTTAGCGAAATTATTCTTCCCTCTTCTGCGATCGCTCTTTGTTCGCAACTGTACTGGTTTAGAACATATTCCTAAAAAAGGACCTTTTATTATCGCTTCTAATCACCAAAGTCACATTGATGGTCTTCTTATTGGAAGTTCTGTAGTTGAGAAAACAAATAAAAAAATTCATTTTCTCGCGAAAAAAGAATTTACTTCTTACTTTGGAAGCGCAGTTGAGAGGATTATTTATGAGAAATGGGCAAGCGTTCTCTTTGTTGAAGAAGAAGGGACAAAAAAACGTGGGCAACACGCGCTTCAACAAGCATCAGCACTTCTTGACGCAGGAGAACTGGTTGGAATTTTTCCAGAAGGAAAAAGGACTTACGACGGTTCTCTTCTTGAAGGTAGAACAGGAATTGTTCGTATCGTGCTTGGCGCAAAAAAGGCAAAAACAATTCCAATTATTCCTGTTGGCATACAAAACGCTGATCTCATGCTGCCTCGAAACATGATGATTCCACGCATCTGGAAAGCTCGTGCGGTACTCTCTTTTGGCAAACCTTTTTATCTTACTGCGTATCAAAAGAAATTTATGACAAAAAAAACTGCGACAAAAAAAATGCTTCGTGCCGCAACAACTCTTGTCATGAAAAAAATCGCACAACTGGCACGGAGGTCATATTCTTATGCCTAA
- a CDS encoding YdeI/OmpD-associated family protein, translated as MAKKENSIGVVHEVPADLRKALISNQDVLEKWKVLTPLARNEWICWITIVKKPETRKEHIERLSVDLLKGKHRPCCWPGCPHRRPNAKKWFK; from the coding sequence ATGGCGAAAAAAGAAAACTCCATTGGTGTAGTTCACGAAGTACCTGCTGATTTAAGAAAAGCTTTAATTTCGAATCAGGATGTTCTAGAAAAATGGAAAGTTCTTACCCCTCTCGCACGCAACGAGTGGATATGTTGGATTACAATTGTGAAGAAACCTGAAACAAGAAAAGAGCATATAGAACGTTTATCTGTAGATCTTCTTAAAGGAAAGCATAGACCTTGTTGTTGGCCAGGTTGCCCTCATCGTAGACCGAATGCCAAAAAATGGTTTAAATAA
- a CDS encoding ribosome biogenesis protein: protein MAKHIMYCSACKTYTMKSLCTCGAKTGERKPAKYSPDDKYAQYRREVKSEQRKKEGLV from the coding sequence ATGGCAAAACATATTATGTACTGTAGTGCATGCAAAACGTATACAATGAAATCACTCTGCACTTGCGGCGCAAAGACTGGTGAACGAAAACCCGCGAAATATTCTCCTGATGACAAATACGCGCAATATCGAAGAGAAGTAAAATCTGAGCAACGGAAAAAAGAGGGATTGGTATGA
- a CDS encoding MFS transporter yields the protein MNLTEKQKQRGFWLLFLALFIDLLGFGIMIPLLPFYAESLGASAFVVALLMSVYSLAQFLFAPLWGRLSDRYGRRPIIMIGLIGTSVSFILFGFASTLFLLFFSRLLGGVLTAATLPTSQAYVADITSEKERAKKFGLLGAAFGLGFMFGPAIGGLLSVYGYSVPAFFAAGLAFLNFVGAWFWLPESFKPTTTEIKSYHLIDFKGMWKSITHEHIGVLVIIGALIALGFSQLQGMYALFAEQRFGLGPASVGIILFVVGVVSVVVQGAVVGRVVAWIGEIKTIILGTLILGLSYTMIGLSSSTTMLYIFTGINAAGFALSWPSLNALISERTHKDEQGTMLGLAQSWGALSRVLGPPFAGILFGFSIALPFFTGAFFMLCAMLMALKNYKIYVKAAA from the coding sequence ATGAATCTTACTGAAAAACAAAAACAACGCGGATTTTGGCTTTTATTCCTTGCGCTCTTTATCGACTTGCTTGGTTTCGGCATCATGATCCCATTGCTGCCTTTTTACGCGGAAAGTCTTGGCGCGAGCGCGTTTGTTGTCGCTCTTCTTATGTCCGTTTACAGCCTCGCGCAATTTCTCTTCGCTCCACTTTGGGGGAGATTGTCTGATCGTTATGGACGACGTCCAATCATTATGATCGGATTAATTGGAACGAGCGTTTCGTTTATCTTATTCGGTTTCGCGTCAACGCTCTTCTTGCTTTTTTTCTCACGTTTGCTTGGTGGTGTTTTAACAGCCGCAACACTTCCGACTTCTCAAGCGTATGTCGCGGACATTACTTCTGAAAAAGAACGCGCGAAAAAGTTTGGGTTGCTCGGCGCAGCGTTTGGTCTTGGCTTTATGTTTGGTCCCGCAATCGGCGGTTTGCTTTCTGTGTATGGCTATTCTGTTCCCGCGTTTTTCGCAGCAGGGCTTGCATTCCTTAATTTTGTTGGCGCATGGTTCTGGCTTCCTGAATCTTTCAAACCAACAACGACAGAAATTAAAAGTTATCATCTTATCGACTTTAAAGGAATGTGGAAAAGTATTACGCATGAACATATTGGTGTTCTTGTGATCATTGGCGCATTAATCGCGCTTGGCTTTTCGCAATTGCAAGGGATGTACGCACTCTTCGCAGAACAACGCTTTGGCTTGGGGCCTGCAAGCGTGGGAATAATTCTCTTTGTTGTTGGAGTCGTGAGTGTTGTTGTCCAAGGCGCAGTTGTTGGTAGAGTTGTTGCTTGGATAGGTGAGATTAAAACCATTATTCTTGGAACACTTATTCTTGGTTTGAGTTATACTATGATTGGTTTGTCTTCTTCAACGACGATGCTCTATATTTTTACCGGCATTAACGCCGCTGGCTTCGCGCTTTCATGGCCTTCTCTCAACGCATTGATTTCAGAGAGAACACACAAAGACGAACAAGGAACAATGCTTGGTCTTGCGCAAAGCTGGGGCGCTCTCTCTCGCGTTCTTGGTCCGCCATTCGCGGGAATTTTATTTGGGTTTTCAATCGCGTTGCCTTTTTTTACAGGAGCATTCTTCATGCTCTGCGCAATGCTTATGGCATTGAAGAATTATAAAATTTATGTCAAAGCTGCTGCGTAG